One region of Vescimonas fastidiosa genomic DNA includes:
- a CDS encoding diguanylate cyclase, translating into MEKLQLIHSLKHWCDLIWEYNQAIEKIYVYRDKLAIKLENNWYDPAELDRIVRQEYHFEINRSSSSFIADSLPKMVQKNTRLKEFDLWFCQNNSDLIWYNMRMEKLDQDSWIITGYNKSTEIKERSMYRALRNSFESILSTDVKTRRYLVSYSIFPVPDRLQEYDYDSSVSDYVRKYVYDEDKEQIIRALSLDTVMEKLRTQEDYSVFITVRQRDGSLSYKRVIHNYYDDTHQRITTSRLDISAIVNRYEAKIAEIRQENSIDALTGVYNRNYYEKNIRGASLQGFVAMLDLDNLKLCNDHFGHGAGDSVLKKLAEVIKAELRSGDKLIRFGGDEFLLLAQDCPDDEFEQLLLRIQTKVSEAAVPGFPGLSLSVSIGGTRVAGSSSSEAVMRADQMMYMAKSHKNLVVTDRFMLQNGKDGIERLKKEQVLQQILIVDDSDMNRAMLREILKDNYSILEAGNGAECLSCVKHMGSSLSLILLDLNMPEMDGFEVLAELSRLGYMDDIPVIIISGTDSTADICRAYDLGATDYIHRPFNTQVIYRRVSNTITLMAKQRRMAELVNRQIDRATKQQELMVDFLSRIIGYRSGESNPHFANISTLSALLLQALQKRKNHYGLTEHDCQLIATAAVFHDVGKIGIPESILLKPGKLTAKEFEVMKTHTLIGDNLIKSLEIYHDEPLLQMAAQICRWHHERYDGGGYPDGLKGEEIPICAQVVSIADVYDALTSARPYKPAFSSEKAIQMILNGECGVFNPVLVDCLLEVVSQQKTGKEGTPPEKFIHSPGWFGPKHSHLFGLGDVRKEPPV; encoded by the coding sequence ATGGAAAAGCTGCAACTGATTCATTCCTTGAAGCACTGGTGCGACCTGATATGGGAGTATAACCAGGCCATCGAAAAAATCTATGTGTACCGTGACAAGCTGGCGATCAAGCTGGAAAATAACTGGTACGACCCCGCAGAGCTGGACCGGATCGTCCGGCAGGAATACCACTTTGAGATCAACCGCTCCAGCTCCTCCTTCATCGCCGATAGCCTGCCTAAAATGGTGCAGAAAAACACTCGGCTCAAGGAGTTTGACCTCTGGTTCTGCCAAAATAACAGTGATCTGATCTGGTACAATATGCGCATGGAAAAGCTGGACCAGGACAGCTGGATCATCACCGGGTACAACAAGTCCACGGAGATAAAGGAGCGCTCTATGTACAGGGCTCTTCGTAACTCCTTCGAGTCCATCCTCAGCACGGATGTGAAAACCCGGCGCTATCTTGTCAGCTACTCCATCTTTCCCGTCCCGGACCGGCTGCAGGAATATGACTACGACAGCTCCGTCTCCGATTATGTGCGCAAGTATGTTTATGACGAGGACAAGGAGCAGATCATCCGGGCCCTGTCCCTGGACACCGTTATGGAAAAGCTCCGGACCCAGGAGGACTATTCCGTGTTCATCACCGTGCGGCAAAGAGATGGGTCCCTCTCCTATAAGCGCGTCATACATAACTACTACGACGATACCCACCAGCGCATTACCACCTCCCGGCTGGACATCAGCGCCATCGTCAACCGCTACGAGGCGAAGATAGCGGAAATTCGCCAGGAGAACTCCATTGACGCCCTTACGGGGGTATATAACCGGAATTATTACGAGAAAAATATACGGGGCGCCTCCCTGCAGGGGTTCGTGGCCATGCTCGACCTGGACAACCTGAAGCTGTGCAACGATCACTTCGGTCACGGCGCCGGAGACAGCGTTCTGAAAAAGCTGGCCGAGGTTATCAAGGCGGAGCTGCGCAGCGGCGACAAGCTCATCCGCTTCGGCGGCGACGAGTTCCTCCTTCTGGCCCAGGACTGCCCGGACGACGAATTTGAGCAGCTTCTGCTGCGCATACAGACTAAGGTCTCCGAGGCGGCTGTGCCGGGCTTTCCGGGGCTGTCCCTCTCTGTGAGCATCGGCGGCACACGGGTGGCCGGGTCCTCCTCGTCCGAGGCGGTGATGCGGGCCGACCAGATGATGTACATGGCAAAGTCCCACAAGAATCTGGTGGTTACGGACCGATTCATGCTCCAAAACGGGAAGGATGGCATTGAACGGCTTAAAAAGGAGCAGGTGCTCCAGCAGATCCTTATTGTGGACGACTCGGATATGAACCGGGCCATGCTGCGGGAAATTCTGAAGGATAATTACAGTATTCTTGAGGCCGGCAACGGCGCGGAGTGTCTCTCCTGCGTGAAGCATATGGGCAGCAGCCTGTCGCTGATCCTGCTGGACCTGAATATGCCGGAAATGGACGGCTTTGAGGTGCTGGCGGAGCTATCCAGGCTGGGGTATATGGACGATATACCCGTTATCATCATCTCCGGCACCGACTCCACCGCCGACATCTGCCGGGCCTACGACCTGGGGGCTACGGACTATATCCACCGCCCCTTCAACACCCAGGTCATCTACCGGCGGGTGTCCAACACCATCACCCTCATGGCCAAGCAGCGGCGCATGGCCGAGCTGGTGAATCGGCAAATCGACCGCGCCACCAAGCAGCAGGAGCTCATGGTAGACTTCCTCAGCCGCATCATCGGCTACCGCAGCGGGGAGAGCAACCCCCATTTTGCCAACATCAGCACCCTCTCTGCCCTGCTGCTGCAGGCTCTGCAAAAGCGGAAGAATCACTATGGCCTCACCGAGCATGATTGCCAGCTCATTGCCACCGCCGCCGTCTTTCACGATGTGGGCAAGATCGGCATTCCCGAGTCCATTCTCCTCAAGCCCGGAAAGCTCACCGCCAAGGAGTTTGAGGTGATGAAAACCCACACTCTCATCGGCGACAACCTGATTAAGAGCCTGGAAATTTATCATGACGAGCCACTGCTGCAGATGGCTGCGCAAATCTGCCGCTGGCACCACGAGCGCTACGACGGAGGGGGCTACCCCGACGGGCTCAAGGGGGAGGAGATCCCCATATGCGCCCAGGTGGTGTCCATTGCGGATGTCTACGACGCGCTGACGAGCGCGCGGCCCTACAAGCCCGCCTTTTCCAGCGAAAAGGCCATTCAAATGATCTTAAACGGCGAGTGCGGCGTGTTTAACCCTGTTTTAGTGGACTGCCTTTTGGAGGTCGTCAGCCAGCAGAAAACGGGAAAGGAGGGCACCCCCCCCGAAAAATTTATCCACAGCCCCGGGTGGTTCGGTCCTAAACACTCTCACCTTTTCGGGCTCGGTGATGTAAGAAAGGAGCCTCCGGTATGA
- a CDS encoding Hpt domain-containing protein, whose translation MTLKNLYDAIGASYDDTIERLMSADFLLRFVRKFPDDPSFAALKDALARGSTEEAFRAAHTLKGVCANLGFTRLRETAGQLTELLRAGTLEGTESLFLKLSEEYAHLLGQIALLD comes from the coding sequence ATGACCCTGAAAAATCTGTATGACGCTATCGGTGCCAGCTATGACGACACCATTGAGCGCCTTATGAGCGCGGATTTTCTCCTGCGCTTCGTGCGCAAATTTCCCGATGACCCCAGCTTCGCCGCCCTGAAGGATGCCCTGGCCCGGGGCAGCACAGAGGAGGCCTTCCGGGCAGCACACACCCTCAAGGGCGTGTGCGCCAACCTGGGCTTCACCCGGCTTCGGGAAACCGCCGGACAGCTGACCGAGCTGCTGCGCGCCGGGACCCTGGAGGGCACGGAGTCCTTGTTTTTAAAGCTCAGTGAGGAATATGCCCACCTGCTTGGGCAAATTGCGCTGCTGGACTGA
- a CDS encoding ECF transporter S component, with protein MNTLNTKKISLRRLVYSAVCLALCLLLPFLTGQIPQVGKALSPMHIPVLLGGFLCGPWWAALVGLIAPVLRSLLFSSPALFPMATAMSFELAACGLGAGLLYRLLPHRVAGVYGALAGAMLIGRVSFGIAMFLLLGGSYTWEAFVSGAFVTALPGIILHLLLIPPIVLALQKAGKL; from the coding sequence ATGAACACCCTGAACACAAAAAAAATCTCTCTGCGCAGGCTGGTTTATTCCGCCGTATGCCTGGCCCTGTGCCTGCTGCTGCCCTTTCTCACCGGGCAGATACCCCAGGTGGGCAAGGCCCTGAGCCCCATGCATATCCCGGTGCTGCTGGGTGGCTTCCTCTGCGGCCCCTGGTGGGCGGCTCTGGTAGGGCTTATCGCTCCGGTGCTGCGGTCACTGCTCTTCAGCTCCCCGGCCCTGTTTCCCATGGCCACAGCCATGTCCTTTGAGCTGGCGGCCTGCGGCCTGGGTGCGGGGCTGCTCTACCGCCTGCTTCCTCACCGCGTCGCCGGTGTCTACGGCGCCTTGGCGGGGGCTATGCTCATTGGCCGTGTGTCCTTTGGCATTGCCATGTTTCTGCTGCTGGGCGGCAGCTACACCTGGGAGGCCTTCGTTTCCGGTGCCTTCGTCACCGCTCTTCCCGGTATCATTCTGCATCTGCTCCTGATCCCGCCCATCGTCCTGGCCCTGCAAAAAGCCGGAAAGCTGTAA
- a CDS encoding Na+/H+ antiporter NhaC family protein — MNEKKTPRAVALLPIAVFLVLYLGLGIVLEYVLKVKMGFYQIPIVVAFMVSILVACLQNRSISFDEKLTLMGQGIGDKNIVTMILIFLAAGVFVGVTGRSSAEAVAYFLLSITPAKLAVAVLFVVACFVSMAMGTSVGTITLLTPIAAAVAKDSGFSLPLCVASVMGGSMFGDNLSFISDTTIAACSTQGCQMKDKFRANFKIALPAALVTLAVIVVISLQADVARTPSGDHNLLLLIPYVLVLIGGIVGLNVFAVLLVGIAAGAAITLATGQVTAMELMTNMGSGVSDMFETILVTLLVSSLCGLIRAYGGFDALLAAIHKMFRGKRGGQLGIGILVGLMDISTANNTVAIVMAGPIAKEIATEYGISPKRSASLLDTFSCVFQGIIPYGAQMLVAISACTTLGFTVSAFEIIPLLFYPMLLCLSSLLFILFDKK; from the coding sequence ATGAACGAGAAAAAGACGCCCCGGGCAGTGGCTCTGCTGCCCATTGCGGTGTTCCTGGTGCTGTATCTGGGGCTGGGCATCGTGCTGGAGTATGTGCTGAAGGTGAAGATGGGCTTTTACCAGATCCCCATTGTGGTGGCCTTTATGGTGTCCATTTTGGTGGCGTGCCTGCAAAACCGGAGCATTTCCTTTGACGAAAAGCTGACCCTCATGGGCCAGGGGATCGGCGACAAGAACATTGTGACCATGATCCTGATTTTCCTGGCGGCGGGCGTATTTGTAGGTGTTACCGGGCGCAGCAGCGCCGAGGCGGTGGCTTACTTCCTGCTGTCCATTACGCCGGCGAAGCTGGCGGTGGCAGTGCTGTTTGTGGTGGCGTGCTTCGTGTCCATGGCTATGGGCACCAGCGTGGGCACCATCACACTGCTGACGCCTATCGCCGCGGCGGTGGCCAAGGACTCCGGGTTCAGCCTGCCGCTGTGCGTGGCCTCCGTCATGGGCGGCAGTATGTTCGGCGACAACCTGTCCTTTATCTCCGACACCACCATTGCCGCCTGCTCCACCCAGGGGTGCCAAATGAAGGATAAATTCCGTGCGAACTTTAAGATCGCGCTGCCGGCGGCTCTGGTGACCCTGGCGGTGATCGTGGTGATCTCCCTGCAGGCGGATGTGGCCCGGACTCCCTCCGGCGATCACAATCTGCTGCTGCTTATCCCCTATGTGCTGGTGCTTATCGGCGGCATCGTGGGTCTGAATGTGTTTGCGGTGCTGCTGGTGGGCATTGCCGCCGGAGCTGCCATTACCCTGGCCACAGGGCAGGTAACGGCCATGGAGCTGATGACCAACATGGGCTCGGGCGTCAGCGATATGTTTGAAACGATCCTGGTGACGCTGCTGGTGTCCTCGCTGTGCGGGCTTATACGGGCTTACGGCGGATTTGACGCCCTGCTGGCGGCCATTCACAAAATGTTCCGGGGCAAGCGCGGCGGGCAGCTGGGTATCGGCATTCTGGTGGGCCTGATGGATATTTCCACCGCCAACAACACCGTGGCCATCGTTATGGCCGGTCCTATCGCCAAGGAAATCGCCACGGAATACGGCATCAGCCCCAAGCGGTCGGCCTCCCTGCTGGACACCTTCTCCTGCGTGTTCCAGGGCATTATCCCCTACGGCGCACAGATGCTGGTGGCCATTTCCGCCTGCACCACCCTGGGCTTTACCGTGAGTGCCTTCGAGATTATTCCGCTCCTGTTTTACCCGATGCTGCTGTGCCTGTCCAGCTTGCTGTTTATCCTATTTGATAAGAAGTAA
- a CDS encoding MATE family efflux transporter, producing the protein MAILIRREQGFYRRLMKLSMPIVLQNLITFSLGLIDTFMVSQLGNTEMAAVTAANVPVFLLISIVFGVQSGLGILVSQYWGKQDMKSISRSIGVAAFVGAAVATVLAAVLFFWPVQIMDLLSNNHQLSILGAPYLKIIGISYIFNMLSSVYASAQRSAENPSFGMKLFGASTLINTGLNYLLIFGKLGFPMLGIQGAAIATLCARICEFIICSVYALRDKRIRVQWAAFVRPGWDMLRRFLKYASPVVLNEAGWGLGTSMLTVILGYTENSVEMLAANAVMGNLGRLFLVFCFGLGAATAVLVGKAIGEGQSEEDIMSLSKALLRFTCVSGTVLAAIALVLLPTLFMPVVFPLFKLFGESAAIATALAVTSFASIPLHAYTISSITGVLRSGGDVLWSAALDLGPQWIVCLPLTALCALVLKTGIWPIALAMQTESVAKLPLCLYRVRSRKWIHDVTANKEML; encoded by the coding sequence ATGGCTATTTTGATTCGACGGGAGCAGGGGTTTTATAGGCGGCTGATGAAGCTGAGTATGCCTATCGTGCTGCAAAACCTTATTACCTTTTCTTTAGGTCTCATTGATACCTTTATGGTCAGTCAGCTTGGCAACACTGAGATGGCGGCGGTGACGGCGGCCAATGTGCCGGTGTTTCTGCTTATATCCATTGTGTTCGGCGTTCAGAGCGGACTGGGGATTCTGGTAAGCCAATACTGGGGAAAGCAGGACATGAAAAGCATCAGCCGCTCCATCGGCGTGGCCGCCTTTGTGGGCGCGGCGGTGGCGACTGTACTGGCGGCGGTGCTGTTTTTTTGGCCGGTACAGATCATGGATCTGCTGTCGAACAACCACCAGCTGTCCATTCTGGGCGCGCCGTACCTGAAAATCATCGGCATTTCCTACATCTTCAATATGCTGTCCTCGGTGTATGCCAGCGCCCAGCGCAGCGCCGAGAATCCCAGCTTCGGCATGAAGCTGTTCGGCGCGTCCACGCTCATCAACACGGGACTGAACTACCTGCTTATTTTCGGCAAGCTGGGCTTTCCCATGCTGGGCATCCAGGGTGCGGCCATCGCCACTCTGTGTGCGCGTATCTGCGAGTTCATCATCTGCTCGGTCTACGCCCTGCGGGATAAGCGCATTCGTGTGCAGTGGGCCGCCTTTGTCCGGCCGGGCTGGGATATGCTGCGCAGGTTTCTGAAATATGCCTCCCCGGTGGTGCTGAACGAGGCCGGCTGGGGCCTGGGGACAAGCATGCTGACGGTGATACTGGGCTACACGGAAAACTCCGTGGAGATGCTGGCGGCCAACGCCGTGATGGGAAACCTGGGGCGGCTGTTTTTGGTGTTCTGCTTCGGCCTGGGCGCCGCCACGGCGGTGCTGGTGGGCAAGGCCATCGGCGAGGGGCAGAGCGAGGAGGATATCATGTCCCTGAGCAAGGCCCTGCTGCGCTTTACCTGTGTATCCGGCACGGTGCTGGCGGCCATTGCTCTGGTGCTGCTGCCCACGCTGTTTATGCCGGTGGTGTTTCCGCTGTTTAAGCTCTTCGGCGAGTCCGCCGCTATTGCGACGGCCCTGGCCGTGACCAGCTTCGCCTCCATTCCCCTGCACGCCTACACCATCTCCAGTATCACGGGCGTTTTGCGCTCCGGAGGCGATGTGCTGTGGAGCGCGGCCCTGGACCTGGGGCCCCAATGGATCGTGTGTCTGCCCCTGACGGCCCTGTGCGCTCTGGTGCTGAAAACCGGTATCTGGCCCATTGCCCTGGCCATGCAGACGGAGTCTGTCGCCAAGCTCCCCCTGTGCCTCTACCGGGTGCGCAGCCGAAAATGGATACATGATGTGACGGCCAACAAGGAGATGCTATGA
- a CDS encoding putative RNA methyltransferase, with product MKSLFVCPVCAEALQREERRYICPAGHSFDRAKEGYCNLLPVNRKHSKEPGDDKGMAAARERFLSKGYYEPLRRELCRLAVDWTGDAPTVLDAGCGEGYYTSGIYQALRESGKTPRMAGTDISKFILRRAAKREKDVEFAVASSYHLPMAARSADLILNCFSPMAAEEFHRVLKEGGGLLYVVPSEKHLWELKEILYDRPYINEVKQVPYEGFDEVEVRHVEEVIHLPCKEDILALFQMTPYFWNTPREGVRRLEQQETLTCRISFDIHVFRKSGNK from the coding sequence ATGAAAAGTCTTTTCGTCTGCCCGGTGTGTGCGGAGGCTCTGCAGCGAGAGGAGCGGCGCTATATCTGCCCGGCGGGGCACAGCTTCGACCGGGCCAAGGAGGGGTACTGCAACCTGCTGCCGGTGAACCGGAAGCACTCCAAGGAGCCGGGGGATGACAAGGGCATGGCGGCGGCCCGGGAGAGATTCCTGTCTAAAGGGTACTACGAGCCGCTGCGCCGGGAGCTGTGCCGCCTGGCAGTGGACTGGACCGGGGATGCGCCCACGGTGCTGGACGCCGGATGCGGCGAGGGCTACTACACCAGCGGCATTTACCAGGCTTTGCGGGAGAGCGGAAAAACTCCGCGCATGGCCGGGACGGACATCTCCAAGTTCATCCTTCGGCGGGCAGCCAAACGGGAAAAGGATGTGGAATTCGCCGTGGCCTCATCGTACCACCTGCCGATGGCAGCCCGGAGCGCGGACCTGATCCTCAACTGCTTTTCACCCATGGCGGCAGAGGAATTTCACCGAGTTCTGAAAGAGGGCGGCGGGCTTCTGTATGTGGTGCCGTCGGAAAAGCATCTGTGGGAGCTGAAGGAGATCCTCTATGACCGGCCTTATATAAACGAGGTAAAGCAGGTGCCCTACGAGGGCTTTGACGAGGTGGAGGTGCGGCATGTAGAGGAGGTCATTCACCTGCCCTGTAAGGAGGACATTTTGGCCCTGTTTCAAATGACGCCCTATTTCTGGAACACCCCCCGGGAGGGGGTGCGGCGGCTGGAGCAGCAAGAGACGCTTACCTGCCGCATCAGCTTCGACATCCATGTTTTTCGCAAAAGCGGAAATAAATAG
- a CDS encoding uridine kinase family protein — protein sequence MPEFTLPAPLLQAIRRRLSAGQPLTLAIDGCSAAGKTTLARQLQEKYGCPVFHTDDFFLQAHQRTPQRLSQPGGNMDRERFLQEVLLPLSRGEDVTFRRFDCGAMALTPPVTVPYAPFQVVEGTYCLHPELAPYYTYSVFLRISPEEQRRRILCRCTPEKAQQFFHRWIPLEQIYFQQLCPDARCDLILEDPV from the coding sequence ATGCCCGAATTTACCCTGCCTGCGCCACTATTGCAGGCTATCCGGCGGCGCCTGTCCGCCGGTCAGCCCCTGACCCTGGCCATCGACGGCTGCTCCGCCGCCGGAAAGACCACCTTGGCCCGTCAGCTGCAGGAAAAGTACGGCTGCCCGGTTTTCCACACCGACGATTTTTTTCTTCAGGCTCACCAGCGCACGCCCCAGCGTCTCTCCCAGCCCGGGGGCAACATGGACCGGGAGCGCTTTTTGCAGGAGGTGCTTTTGCCCTTGTCCCGGGGCGAGGATGTTACCTTCCGCCGGTTTGACTGCGGCGCCATGGCGCTTACCCCTCCGGTGACCGTTCCCTATGCCCCCTTTCAGGTGGTGGAGGGCACCTATTGCCTGCACCCGGAGCTGGCTCCGTATTATACCTATTCCGTCTTTCTTCGCATTTCCCCGGAGGAGCAGCGCCGGCGCATTCTGTGCCGCTGTACCCCGGAGAAGGCCCAGCAATTCTTTCACCGCTGGATCCCGCTGGAGCAGATTTATTTTCAGCAGCTCTGCCCGGATGCCCGGTGCGATCTTATTTTGGAGGACCCTGTATGA